The sequence CCGCCCCAGCTTCTAAACAAGCGGTTCGATCTTCTAGAGTATCTTCCTTCATAAATAGCACAATCAGAACGGGGTTATTATGTCCCCGTAACTGACGCGATACCGTTAACCCTTCTTCTCCCAAATGGGCTTGATCAATGACCACTAACGCGGGTTGTAATTCTTCAAACTGTGGTTTAGCTTGGTCGGTATTGCTAGCAACAGTAACGGTATAACCCGCGTTGGTTAAATCTAGATTGACGGTTTGCGACAACTCTGGGTCATTGGCAATGACTAACACTGACGGCTGAGACATAGACATCGGATGTTGTCTCCATGAGACATTAATCCTACGGTAGCTCGACTGATGTCGGTTTGGCGATATGAGGCAGTCCCCAACCCAGTTTTTCGCGGAGAATACGGAAAAATTCGGGGCGCTCTAAGCGAATAAAATAAGCCGAGTAGCGCGATCGCGCAATATGAACCACATCTTTTGGCTGTACATAACACCCGCCATTACCATCCACCACCATTACTAACTGATGAGCATCACTGGCGGAATGAATAATAATCGGTTCGCGATCGGAGAAAACTAACGCCCGCGAGGCTAAAGAATGGGGACATATAGGAACTAACTGTAAAATCGGCACGTCTGGAGTGACCACAGGACCGCCAGAACTCAAAGAATAAGCGGTCGAACCCGTGGGCGTAGAAACAATAATGCCATCGGCTGCAATATCCACAGGCGCATGATGTCCCACCACCACTTCAAAATGACACATACTGGTCATCGGTTCCCGATGCAGTACCATTTCATTGAGACAGAGGGCTTCCCATTGTAACTTCTCCCCACGCATCACCTGTACAGTAATCATGGAACGTTCTTCGACGGTATAGTTTCCCGCTAAAACCTCTTCTAAAGCCGAAGAGAGTTGATTGACATAAGTTTCTGTCAAAAAGCCCATGTGTCCCGTGTTCACCGTTAACAAAGGAATCCCATAGGGGGCTAACTGACGGAAACCCGATAAAACCGTCCCATCTCCACCCAAGACGAGACAAAACTTCATCGTTTCATCAAACCCAGGGGGGATTAACTTATCCATGGGAGTATGACAAACGGGGCTATCGGGGCTAGGATAGCCTAGGAGTCCACCCACGCCTGTGGCGAGAGTAACCTCCCATCCTTGTTCTTGGAATTGTGCTTGTACTTGGTATGCAAGGTCACAAGCAACAGGTTTATTATCGTTGTAGATGATGCCTAGTTTCGGCACGACGACTAATCCGTGTGTAGAGTGTTTATATCCACGACAAGAGTGTTCTCTTATCTTAATATTTAAGCAGAAAGAATTGATGCAAGGGTTGAACTTAAATCAAAGGTTAAGATTTCGATTTAAAGGGCGTTTTCTTTTTCTTCTTACTTTTCTCTTTCTCGTAGTTAATTTCTTTTAATTTTTTCATGATGCGCGAGAAGTATTCCTGTAAATAAGTTTCAACGGTTGTCATCTCATTGGGGTTAAACCCAAAGATATCATAGACTTCACTCATGTCCGCATCAAAAGACTGACCACTGACTAAAACATTGGCAAAAATGAGGCGATCTGAGGCATTCCGTGTCCATTCAAAAAACCGCATCGCCCGCGCCAGAAACTGTAATAATCCCATGGGAAGCCGAGAAATTTTGGCATTTTTCCCAGAGAGATTTTCACAAATATTAATAATTTCTTCTGCGGTCCAAGGGCGAGATCCCGCTAGGGGAAAGGTTCGTTTTGCCGTTTCTGGGACTTCTACCGCCCGCACCGCAAACTTCGCAATATCTAGGGTATCCATGTAAGCAATGGGGGTGCTTTCTCCTGTTACCCAAACCGCTTGGTTATCTAAAATGGGGATGGCATATTGGGGAATTAAACCCTGCATAAACCCACAAGGGCGGAGAATGGTGTAGTCGAGATCCGTTTCTGCTAAAAACTGTTCGGTACAGTGTTTAATATTCATTAACGGCACATCAGGATAGTTCTCCGCATTGAGAATGGAGAAAAAGATATAGCGTTTGATTCCCGCAGCTTCTACCGCTTGTATAAAAGCCACTTTTCCGTCCCAATCTACTTCTTTGATGCTGAGAGCATCTGTTGGGCGGGCGGTGGCTGCATCAATGACAGCATCGACTCCTTCTAAGGTGCGCGGTAAGGTTTCGGGTTGACAGAGGTCGCCTTTGACGAGGTTCGCCCCCCATTCTTTAAGAAATGTTGCTTTTCTGGGATTTCTAACGAGGCATTTCACGTCATGACCTTCATCAAGCGCTCGTCGCACCACTTGTCT comes from Halothece sp. PCC 7418 and encodes:
- a CDS encoding NAD(+) kinase, whose protein sequence is MPKLGIIYNDNKPVACDLAYQVQAQFQEQGWEVTLATGVGGLLGYPSPDSPVCHTPMDKLIPPGFDETMKFCLVLGGDGTVLSGFRQLAPYGIPLLTVNTGHMGFLTETYVNQLSSALEEVLAGNYTVEERSMITVQVMRGEKLQWEALCLNEMVLHREPMTSMCHFEVVVGHHAPVDIAADGIIVSTPTGSTAYSLSSGGPVVTPDVPILQLVPICPHSLASRALVFSDREPIIIHSASDAHQLVMVVDGNGGCYVQPKDVVHIARSRYSAYFIRLERPEFFRILREKLGWGLPHIAKPTSVELP
- a CDS encoding SDR family oxidoreductase; the protein is MNILIAGATGTLGRQVVRRALDEGHDVKCLVRNPRKATFLKEWGANLVKGDLCQPETLPRTLEGVDAVIDAATARPTDALSIKEVDWDGKVAFIQAVEAAGIKRYIFFSILNAENYPDVPLMNIKHCTEQFLAETDLDYTILRPCGFMQGLIPQYAIPILDNQAVWVTGESTPIAYMDTLDIAKFAVRAVEVPETAKRTFPLAGSRPWTAEEIINICENLSGKNAKISRLPMGLLQFLARAMRFFEWTRNASDRLIFANVLVSGQSFDADMSEVYDIFGFNPNEMTTVETYLQEYFSRIMKKLKEINYEKEKSKKKKKTPFKSKS